A stretch of the Arachis stenosperma cultivar V10309 chromosome 6, arast.V10309.gnm1.PFL2, whole genome shotgun sequence genome encodes the following:
- the LOC130935323 gene encoding ras-related protein RABE1d-like, with the protein MALPPTPSRSRADYDYLIKLLLIGDSGVGKSCLLLRFTDDTFTTSFITTIGIDFKIRTVELDGKRIKLQIWDTAGQERFRTITSAYYRGAMGILLVYDITDESSFENIRNWIRNIEEHASDNVNRILVGNKADMDESKRVVPTSKGQALANEYGIKFFETSAKTNLNVEKIFLSISREVKHRLSDRGPKPEPQTVKIGKHEQTRGSTASATVSHIPACCSL; encoded by the exons ATGGCTCTTCCTCCTACACCTTCAAGGTCTCGTGCTGACTATGATTACCTTATCAAGCTTCTTCTTATAGGCGATAGCG GAGTAGGAAAGAGTTGCTTACTATTACGTTTCACAGATGATACTTTTACTACAAGTTTCATCACCACTATCGG GATTGACTTTAAGATTAGAACAGTTGAACTTGATGGGAAGCGCATCAAATTGCAAATATGGGATACTGCTGGTCAAGAACGTTTCAGAACAATAACATCTG CTTATTACAGAGGGGCCATGGGGATATTGCTGGTATATGATATAACAGATGAGTCATCTTTTGAAA ATATCAGGAACTGGATCAGGAACATAGAGGAGCATGCTTCCGACAATGTTAACAGAATATTAGTGGGAAATAAAGCTGACATGGATGAGAGCAAAAGG GTTGTCCCAACATCAAAAGGCCAGGCTTTGGCTAATGAATATGGTATCAAATTTTTTGAGACG AGTGCTAAAACAAATTTAAATGTGGAGAAGATCTTCCTTTCCATCTCAAGAGAGGTAAAGCATAGACTTTCAGATCGTGGTCCGAAACCAGAG CCTCAAACTGTTAAGATCGGCAAACATGAACAAACAAGAGGTTCAACTGCTTCAGCAACCGTGTCGCATATACCAGCATGCTGCAGCTTATGA
- the LOC130935324 gene encoding ras-related protein RABC2a: protein MSSSSGQSSGYDLSFKILLIGDSGVGKSSLLVSFISNSVEDLAPTIGVDFKIKVLTVAGKRLKLTIWDTAGQERFRTLTSSYYRGAQGIILVYDVTRRETFTNLSEVWSKELELYSTNQDCVKILVGNKVDRESERAVSREEGLALAKELGCLLLESSAKTRENVEQCFEELALKIMEAPSLLEEGSTSVKRNVLKQKQEPQASQNGGCCS, encoded by the exons ATGAGTTCATCCTCAGGCCAGAGCAGTGGCTATGATCTCTCCTTCAAGATCTTGTTGATTGGTGATTCTGGTGTTGGAAAAAGTAGCCTTCTTGTTAGCTTCATTTCCAACTCTGTTGAAGATCTTGCACCAACAATTG GTGTTGATTTTAAGATCAAGGTGTTGACAGTGGCTGGGAAGAGGTTAAAGCTTACAATTTGGGATACTG CTGGGCAGGAAAGGTTTAGGACTCTAACGAGTTCTTATTACAGAGGAGCGCAAGGAATCATTCTCG TTTACGATGTCACGAGGAGAGAAACCTTCACGAACTTATCGGAAGTGTGGTCTAAGGAATTGGAACTCTATTCAACTAATCAAGATTGTGTGAAGATACTAGTTGGAAACAAAGTTGACAGA GAGTCTGAAAGGGCTGTGAGCAGAGAAGAGGGTTTAGCTCTCGCCAAAGAGTTGGGGTGTTTGCTTCTCGAAAGTAGCGCTAAAACTCGAGAAAATGTGGAGCAGTGCTTTGAGGAACTTGCTCTAAAG ATAATGGAAGCTCCTAGTCTTTTGGAAGAAGGATCAACATCAGTTAAAAGAAATGTTTTAAAGCAGAAACAGGAACCCCAAGCATCACAAAATGGTGGTTGTTGCTCTTAA